In Deltaproteobacteria bacterium, the sequence ATCTTAAGACACTTCTATACAAATCGCACATATTCAAAAAAACCACCCTACCTTTTCAAAGGCGCCCAAAGCCTGAAATTATTAACCTTTTTCAATATTATCCGTTTCATATAATATCTATTCCAGTCTTTCTTATGAAAAATAGCATGAAGCGCCCTGGGAATAGCACTGCTAATATAGAAATTTTTTATTTTAAACAAACGATAAAATTTAACATATAAAATAAAACGAATGAACCACTTGGGAAAAAAAGAAAAATAGTTCAGCCAAAAATTAATATCGTGGTATGCGTGGACTTTTTTGATACCGTAAGACATTCTGCCGTGCTCAATATTTTCAATATCACTACCTGTAATAATGCCTAATTCAGCAGCGTATTTAGTAATCTGGGCCTTTGGATAATAAGTGAGCCAATATACACTAACAAGGCTCGGACGGTTTTCGTTATAAAAAGCCAATGCATCAAGCATATCTTTTTCGGTTTCTCCAGGAATGCCAAAAATCTGGTCGCATTGAAGCGTTATGCCTCTGGAGCGTATAATCTCTATAGCCTTTGCAACTTTTTCACGGCGGATGGAGCGTTTCAGGACCTTTTTAGAGATATCTTCGTTTAATGATTGCACTCCCATAGCTACATACCAACAATTGGCATCTCGCATCAGATCAGCCAATTGCGGTGTAACCAGATTTGGATACACGGAAACAAGAAACGGAAGTCCTATCTTTTCTTTATATAAAGAAAGAAAACGCTCAACCCACTTGAAATCCAAACCAAAACATTCATCAACAAACACTACGAAAGAAGGAGAATAATTTTTTTTAGCCCATGCCAACTCGTCAATTATATTTTCAGGAGAACGATGACGGGATCGTTTTCCCTTTATTTCGTGGTTCAAATAATCATTTATGCAATAAGAACAAATAAAAGGACAACCCCTGGAACACTGAACAAAATAATGAGATTTCATAGAAGGATCAACATCATAAAAAAGGGACTTATCAGGGAAAGGAAGTTTATCCAATTCATCATTAATAGTATGCCTTGAAAAATTACCTACCATACGGCCGTTTTGCTTATATACTACTCCATCTAAAACAGGCGACTCACCTGCCAAAATGGAGTCAAGATTTTGCATATATGCCAATGTTGAATATTCACCTTCTCCAATACACAATGCGTCTACCTGCGGATAAGTTAATGTTAATTCAGGCAGCAACCCAGCATGCACACCTCCGACTAACACCTTTATATCAGGATTTAACCTCTTAACCTCTTTCGCAATAGACATATTAATCTGAAAGGTGTCTGTCAATAAAGATAATGCCAATACATCCGGCTTTTGTTCACAAATTTCCATGGCAGTCTTTGTATAAAACTGATTATATAGTTTATCAGAAGAATCGAAGGCATAATAATCCACAAGATTCTTATAAACCAAGGCCGTCTTTATATTTGCACTTTTGAGCACCGCCGAAATATATTCCAGCCCGAGTGATTCATAATCGTTATAATAAAATAGAACAAACTTTTGCGTTTTATTGCCTGACATCTTGCTCTTTTTTATCCTTTTTTATATTGTGTCAATAACTTACCCTGAAATTTCCACTTTATTAACCATAATAGCCTTTTACAGTTGACCATAATAACTTCAAATACGCACCTAATGTAGTATGTAGACATCCACCACTTTGGCGGAAGTTCTAACCATTTAGTTCCTCCCCCTCTAATGGCATTTTTTATAAGCGTCCAAAAACGTTTTGGCTGTAAAAAATACAACATATTGGCTTGTATAACATCCATGATTATCTCTTCTTTAGTTGACCCTTGTGGATAATACGGCAACGGATGTTCAAATGGCTTTAGAGATGTTAAAACCCCTGTGGGATGAAAATTCTCCCAAGCGCCAACTATATTTAAATTATTTTCTTTTTTCGCAATATCATATAATCTGCTTCCAGGATAAGGAGTGGCATTGTTAAATCTTGCTTTTGAAACATCCAATGAGATTGCCAAATTAAGTGATGCGACCCTATCGGCCCTGGTTTCACCGGGAAGCCCATAAATAAAAACAGTATCTACACCAAAACCATACTTTTTAGCCAGATTTATTCCATTGACAATATCCTGTACAGTTTCTTGTTTATCAATCATCTTCATCAGTTCTTCGCTTGCAGTTTCCACACCAAAAGCCAATCCTGTAAAATTAGCAGCCTGAAGTCTTTGCAATAAATCATCATCCACGCAGTCCCCGCGGGTTACCATAGTAAACTCTGCCTTATTGTGCAATCCTTTATCAATAATACCTTGGCAGAGTTCATAAATCCTTTTCTTATGAATAGTGAAAATATCATCAAAAAACATAATATTAGAAGGGGCATATCTATCTACTAATGTTTCAATCTCCTTAATCACTTTATCAGTGGCTCTGTAGCGATACTTATTGCCGTTGATTGCACGTTGGCTGCAAAAAACACAATTATAAGGACAGCCCCGTGACGAAATGATAAAACCCATATCATAAATTTTCGAGTCAAATAGATGGTACGGAATATCCGGCAAAAGGTTAATATCAATTAAAGGCGCCATTGGTTTATGTATAATCTTACCACTGTCTTTATAAGAACATGATAAAATATCTTTAAACCCCAACCCGTTCTTATGGCTATTAACTATTTGTTCAATTACCGGTTCAGCCTCTCCCCTGACCACAAGGTCAATTGATGGCTTGCTAATCACCTCCTCTGGCGCCACAGTTGGATGAATACCTCCGAATATAATTGTTGATTTGGGATATAGAGACTTAATTAAATTGGCGAGTTCATAGCCACGGCCAACATTTGGAGTCATACAACTAATGCCAAATAACTGCTCATCATTATCTGTGATATCTTTAATGTTTTCTGGTGTTATCTTTTTAACCTCTTCATCTATTATCTCGACACTGCAATTTCTTTCCATTAAATATGCTGCAAGATAACCAAGCCCCAAAGGAACACTTTTAGTCACCAAAAAATCAAATGGCCCCAGCACTTTCTTTTCTTTCGGATTTATAAATATTATATCGGACATACATTTTTCTCCCTTATATCTCCTTTATTTAGAATGAACCCTTCCGCCACACATGTTACCCCAAAAAACCAATTATATTTTCTAAAATTCATTTCAAAAGCATTAACTGCTTTGAGCAAAAAGTTGGCAAGAGGAGACACCGGTTTCATATCCGAAGTATCGGATGTTTTAAATTTTCGTAATAACCACACCAGAGGATAAATACCTCCATATATGTAGTAAATATCGGTAATATTAAAATCTGCATTGGTAAGTAAGCTTTGCAACTCTGTAATCTCATATCTTCTGTGATGTCCAAGATAAACATCGTGAGAAGACCACAAACTTTGAAATGCAGGCACAGTAATGAAAAAATAATTTTTGCCGGATGAAGCTCTTTTAATTTGAATAAGCAAGTCCAGATCGTCTTCTACATGCTCCAAAACATCCATCATTATCACCAGAGAATGTGAAATATTTGATGGAATTTCATTTGTTTTTTCTGATGGGGCATGCCTTGATAAGATTATCTCTTTATCAGTATATCCAGTATCCACGAGACAAATATTGTTTATGAATTGAGCATAATTTTTGTATAGTTCATTAGAAAAAAAACCGGAGCCGGCTCCAATGTCAATTACGTTAAACTTTTGCCTTTCCAATTTGTATAACTTCTCTATATATCTAAAAAGTGGTATCTTTTTTGTTTGATAATACCAATGAATATCTGGATTAACGCCGCTTTCAATCTCTTTCAAGTCCATAATGGTAAGATTAATATACAATCCTTAAATTAAAATACCTGCCAATGGGTTCAATGATAGATTTTAGTTCATCCTCACTTCTTTCTTCTAAATTTGAAAAATCAATTTTAATCTCATTTATATTCATTTCAGAACATTCATAAAAATTTATTAGCATATCTGTTAAAAAGGCATGCATTGCCTTTGGATTAGCTTTTTCATATATACCACATAAATCAATTATTGCTTTATCTCCCTTAACTGTTAATATTCCTTTGAATTTCTCTATATAAATAAGAGAATCTATAAAATCCCTGAATGGCTTAATCCACATGTATGATGCAACCAGTACACAAGAAATAATCCCAGCAATCCGAAAGGTTTTGTTAGTGGCGCCAAAAATAAATAATATTCCTGGGGATAATGCAATAGAAAGTTGAGATAAAAAGGTTTCATAATCTTTATTGAACTTGCGGCATATCTTTTCAATCAATTTAATAACCACAAGAGATAAAATTAAACCTGCCAGAAATCCTAAAATAATCCTAATCTCAATCCCCTCAAACCTATTATACCTTTTTACCCATCTAATC encodes:
- a CDS encoding radical SAM protein, whose protein sequence is MSGNKTQKFVLFYYNDYESLGLEYISAVLKSANIKTALVYKNLVDYYAFDSSDKLYNQFYTKTAMEICEQKPDVLALSLLTDTFQINMSIAKEVKRLNPDIKVLVGGVHAGLLPELTLTYPQVDALCIGEGEYSTLAYMQNLDSILAGESPVLDGVVYKQNGRMVGNFSRHTINDELDKLPFPDKSLFYDVDPSMKSHYFVQCSRGCPFICSYCINDYLNHEIKGKRSRHRSPENIIDELAWAKKNYSPSFVVFVDECFGLDFKWVERFLSLYKEKIGLPFLVSVYPNLVTPQLADLMRDANCWYVAMGVQSLNEDISKKVLKRSIRREKVAKAIEIIRSRGITLQCDQIFGIPGETEKDMLDALAFYNENRPSLVSVYWLTYYPKAQITKYAAELGIITGSDIENIEHGRMSYGIKKVHAYHDINFWLNYFSFFPKWFIRFILYVKFYRLFKIKNFYISSAIPRALHAIFHKKDWNRYYMKRIILKKVNNFRLWAPLKR
- a CDS encoding radical SAM protein; protein product: MSDIIFINPKEKKVLGPFDFLVTKSVPLGLGYLAAYLMERNCSVEIIDEEVKKITPENIKDITDNDEQLFGISCMTPNVGRGYELANLIKSLYPKSTIIFGGIHPTVAPEEVISKPSIDLVVRGEAEPVIEQIVNSHKNGLGFKDILSCSYKDSGKIIHKPMAPLIDINLLPDIPYHLFDSKIYDMGFIISSRGCPYNCVFCSQRAINGNKYRYRATDKVIKEIETLVDRYAPSNIMFFDDIFTIHKKRIYELCQGIIDKGLHNKAEFTMVTRGDCVDDDLLQRLQAANFTGLAFGVETASEELMKMIDKQETVQDIVNGINLAKKYGFGVDTVFIYGLPGETRADRVASLNLAISLDVSKARFNNATPYPGSRLYDIAKKENNLNIVGAWENFHPTGVLTSLKPFEHPLPYYPQGSTKEEIIMDVIQANMLYFLQPKRFWTLIKNAIRGGGTKWLELPPKWWMSTYYIRCVFEVIMVNCKRLLWLIKWKFQGKLLTQYKKG
- a CDS encoding methyltransferase domain-containing protein, whose protein sequence is MKEIESGVNPDIHWYYQTKKIPLFRYIEKLYKLERQKFNVIDIGAGSGFFSNELYKNYAQFINNICLVDTGYTDKEIILSRHAPSEKTNEIPSNISHSLVIMMDVLEHVEDDLDLLIQIKRASSGKNYFFITVPAFQSLWSSHDVYLGHHRRYEITELQSLLTNADFNITDIYYIYGGIYPLVWLLRKFKTSDTSDMKPVSPLANFLLKAVNAFEMNFRKYNWFFGVTCVAEGFILNKGDIREKNVCPI